The Gloeomargarita sp. SKYB120 genomic sequence CCCGCGTTCAGGGTTTACTGGCCGTCGAACTGGATGGACAACTGGTGCAATTTCTCCAGAAAAAATATGGCCATTACTCCCATTTCTGGCTTGTGCAAGCAGACATCTTAACCTTTAATTTACGGGCAACGCTGGACCAAAATCCCGACTTTCCTCCACCCAATAAGGTCGTCGCGAATATCCCTTATCACATCACCGGCCCTTTGCTGAAATATCTGGTGGGTTCGCCGGCTCGTCCCTGGCCCTGGCCTTTCCAGCGCGTGGTGCTCCTCGTGCAAAAGGAAGTCGCGCAACGTCTCACCGCTCAGCCTGGAAGTAAAATCTTTGGTTCTTTGTCAGTCCTTCTTCAGTATGTTGCGCACTGTGAGTGGG encodes the following:
- the rsmA gene encoding 16S rRNA (adenine(1518)-N(6)/adenine(1519)-N(6))-dimethyltransferase RsmA, with the translated sequence RVQGLLAVELDGQLVQFLQKKYGHYSHFWLVQADILTFNLRATLDQNPDFPPPNKVVANIPYHITGPLLKYLVGSPARPWPWPFQRVVLLVQKEVAQRLTAQPGSKIFGSLSVLLQYVAHCEWVCDVPSDAFYPRPQVDSAVICLTPRQPEPAATHPRRFEQWVRQGFSQRRKMLRNTLPIDRTILIPILEQLGYPDTVRAEAISATDWVRLCNELHNQLSDETQVHHSKVQAEG